A region from the Oceanidesulfovibrio marinus genome encodes:
- the rbr gene encoding rubrerythrin: MAQNKSIRGSQTEKNLMISFAGESQARNRYNYYAGKAKDEGFVQISNIFNETAEQERMHAKRFFSFLEGGDVMVEYEYPAAIIRGTYENLIAAAEGEHHENTTMYPGFAEVARQEGFTQVALLWEHVCNAETFHERRYRELAENIDKGRVFKRPEKQVWRCLKCGYLHEGTEPPNKCPACLHPQSYYELLCTNW, encoded by the coding sequence ATGGCCCAGAACAAGTCCATTCGCGGCAGCCAGACTGAGAAGAACCTCATGATCTCGTTTGCAGGCGAATCCCAGGCCCGCAACCGCTACAACTACTACGCCGGCAAGGCCAAGGATGAAGGCTTTGTCCAGATCTCGAACATCTTCAACGAAACCGCCGAGCAGGAGCGCATGCACGCCAAGCGCTTCTTCAGCTTCCTCGAAGGCGGCGATGTTATGGTGGAGTACGAGTACCCGGCGGCCATCATCCGCGGCACCTACGAGAACCTCATCGCCGCGGCCGAAGGCGAGCACCACGAGAACACCACCATGTACCCCGGCTTCGCCGAGGTGGCGCGCCAGGAAGGCTTCACGCAGGTCGCCCTCCTCTGGGAGCACGTCTGCAACGCCGAAACCTTCCACGAGCGCCGCTACCGCGAGCTGGCCGAAAACATCGACAAGGGTCGCGTGTTCAAACGGCCGGAAAAACAGGTCTGGCGCTGCCTCAAGTGTGGCTACCTGCACGAAGGCACGGAGCCGCCTAACAAGTGCCCGGCCTGCCTGCACCCCCAGTCGTACTACGAGCTTCTCTGTACCAACTGGTAG
- a CDS encoding nuclear transport factor 2 family protein, whose translation MKRLADIAENSSSWSRFHEMGPDDRIELHELVSRIAMAEDAGEGEALEELIAAECEYTREGEVMGPYIAWASRTAEQLVRIRRQHANAYFDVTGWCRAEGASYLTLVRTDGESSPRIAASILVRDTFEKRGGRWLLTAREHTAIALEEWFVLPD comes from the coding sequence ATGAAACGTCTTGCTGACATTGCCGAAAATTCGTCGTCCTGGTCGCGGTTCCACGAGATGGGCCCGGACGACCGCATTGAGCTCCATGAGCTCGTGAGCCGCATCGCCATGGCCGAGGACGCCGGCGAGGGCGAGGCTCTGGAAGAGCTCATCGCCGCAGAGTGCGAGTACACCCGCGAAGGTGAGGTCATGGGACCCTACATCGCCTGGGCGAGCCGCACCGCCGAGCAGCTGGTCAGAATCCGCCGCCAGCACGCCAATGCCTACTTCGACGTTACGGGCTGGTGCCGCGCCGAGGGCGCGAGCTACCTGACCCTGGTGCGCACGGACGGTGAGAGCAGCCCCCGGATCGCGGCGAGCATCCTGGTGCGCGACACCTTTGAGAAGCGCGGCGGCCGCTGGCTGCTTACCGCGCGGGAGCACACGGCCATCGCCCTGGAGGAGTGGTTCGTGCTGCCCGATTAG
- a CDS encoding cyclase family protein produces MSKIIDITMPLTPDYPAFPGDPAVTWETYLDVEKGDPYRATVITMLNHTGTHVDAPAHFMADGVTVERIPLETLIGPAYVAETEACRIGAEELEACAGGVETQRLLLKTPNSARPELYEQPFRTDFCSLTPDGAQWIADNGILAMGIDCASAELIDDAEHEAHRILLQAGVVIIEWLKLDQVEPGMYELTCLPLKLSGLDGAPARAVLRPIL; encoded by the coding sequence ATGTCCAAAATAATAGACATTACCATGCCCCTGACGCCAGACTATCCGGCATTTCCTGGCGACCCTGCCGTGACCTGGGAGACGTATCTGGATGTGGAGAAGGGCGACCCCTACCGGGCGACAGTAATCACGATGCTCAACCACACCGGCACCCATGTGGATGCACCGGCGCACTTCATGGCCGACGGCGTGACCGTGGAGCGCATCCCCCTGGAGACGCTGATCGGCCCGGCGTACGTGGCTGAGACTGAGGCCTGCCGCATCGGCGCGGAGGAGTTGGAGGCCTGCGCCGGCGGCGTGGAGACACAGCGGCTCCTGCTGAAGACGCCGAACTCCGCCCGGCCCGAGCTGTACGAGCAGCCTTTTCGGACGGATTTCTGCTCCCTCACGCCGGACGGCGCACAGTGGATCGCGGACAACGGCATATTGGCCATGGGCATTGATTGCGCCTCGGCCGAGCTCATCGACGACGCCGAGCACGAGGCGCACCGCATCCTGCTGCAGGCCGGCGTGGTCATCATCGAGTGGCTGAAGCTGGACCAGGTGGAGCCCGGTATGTACGAGCTCACCTGCCTGCCGCTCAAGCTCTCCGGGCTGGACGGCGCACCTGCCCGCGCCGTGCTGCGTCCAATTTTGTAG
- a CDS encoding VIT1/CCC1 transporter family protein: MNEQTRNALLAMQRGEITEYHIYNALADREPNLHNAKVLRTIASDELRHYTTLESVTGTAVKPRRFRVQLLALCAWLFGVTFTLRLMEAGESKAQSSYRSLAPEVSEVAHLDTEEEEHEQTLISLYDDERLTYISSVVLGLNDALVELTGAIAGFTLALREPRLIALVSLVTGISAALSMAASEYLSTKEEQDTQKNPIKASVYTGIAYLGAVFLLVLPFLLLTNTALAVIWTLVNALLIIAVFTFYNSVCRNTSFKRSYLEMAAISMGVALVSFLIGIVVRNVLGVDV; encoded by the coding sequence ATGAACGAGCAGACACGAAACGCCCTGCTGGCCATGCAGCGCGGCGAGATCACCGAGTACCACATCTACAACGCCCTGGCCGACCGCGAGCCCAACCTCCACAACGCCAAGGTCCTGCGCACCATCGCCAGCGACGAGTTGCGCCACTACACAACGCTGGAGTCCGTCACCGGCACAGCCGTCAAACCCCGCCGCTTCCGGGTGCAACTGCTCGCCCTGTGCGCCTGGCTCTTCGGTGTCACGTTCACCCTGCGGCTCATGGAGGCCGGGGAGTCCAAAGCACAGAGCTCCTACCGCAGCCTGGCGCCCGAGGTGTCCGAGGTGGCCCACCTGGACACGGAGGAGGAGGAACACGAGCAGACGCTCATATCCCTCTATGATGACGAGCGGCTCACATATATCTCCAGCGTGGTGCTGGGACTGAACGACGCCCTGGTGGAGCTGACCGGCGCCATCGCCGGCTTCACCCTGGCCCTGCGCGAGCCCCGGCTCATCGCCCTGGTCAGCCTGGTCACGGGCATCTCGGCCGCCCTCTCCATGGCCGCCTCGGAGTATCTCTCCACCAAAGAGGAGCAGGACACCCAGAAAAATCCGATCAAGGCGTCCGTCTACACAGGCATCGCCTACCTGGGCGCGGTGTTCCTGCTGGTGCTGCCGTTCCTGCTGCTCACCAACACCGCCCTGGCCGTGATCTGGACGCTGGTCAACGCGCTCCTGATCATCGCTGTGTTCACCTTCTACAACTCCGTGTGCCGCAACACGTCCTTCAAACGCAGCTACCTGGAGATGGCCGCTATCTCCATGGGCGTCGCCCTGGTCAGCTTCCTCATCGGCATCGTTGTGCGCAACGTGCTGGGCGTGGACGTTTAG
- a CDS encoding CerR family C-terminal domain-containing protein, whose protein sequence is MTSTDRQNPDPGAQAPADTKARLLESAGRIFAAKGFRRATGKEICQDAGANMAAINYHFGSKDSLYTTVLIEAHSRLMARDELAATMSLNVPPQERLAVFLNRLIRRLFTQSAGSWPIRVVVREMADPTPAFRTLVDKEILPKSHILRRTVAELMDLPVEHEAALRTTISIIAQVISLFQNRAAFEQIFPELDWSEAAMEPVRDHILTFSLAGAEAVAAKHRA, encoded by the coding sequence ATGACATCCACGGACAGACAGAATCCAGACCCCGGCGCGCAGGCCCCGGCGGACACCAAGGCGCGCCTGCTGGAATCGGCCGGGCGCATCTTCGCGGCCAAGGGGTTTCGCCGCGCCACGGGCAAGGAGATCTGCCAGGACGCCGGCGCCAATATGGCGGCTATCAACTACCATTTCGGCTCCAAGGATTCATTATATACCACGGTATTGATCGAAGCGCACAGCCGTCTGATGGCTCGGGACGAGCTTGCCGCGACCATGTCGCTGAATGTTCCACCGCAGGAGCGGCTGGCCGTGTTCCTCAATCGCCTGATCCGCCGGCTCTTCACCCAGTCTGCCGGCAGCTGGCCCATACGCGTGGTGGTCCGCGAGATGGCCGATCCCACGCCGGCCTTCCGCACCCTGGTGGACAAGGAGATCCTGCCCAAGTCGCACATTCTGCGCCGGACCGTGGCCGAACTCATGGACCTGCCGGTGGAGCACGAGGCCGCCCTGCGCACCACCATCTCCATCATTGCCCAGGTTATCTCGCTCTTTCAGAACCGCGCGGCCTTCGAGCAGATCTTCCCGGAGCTGGACTGGTCCGAGGCGGCCATGGAGCCGGTGCGCGACCATATCCTGACCTTCAGCCTGGCCGGCGCCGAGGCTGTTGCCGCGAAGCACCGGGCGTAG